The proteins below come from a single Danio aesculapii chromosome 23, fDanAes4.1, whole genome shotgun sequence genomic window:
- the ebp gene encoding 3-beta-hydroxysteroid-Delta(8),Delta(7)-isomerase, producing MPMEAEAVNHPYWPRNLSIPNYVANDRSMSEILIFLFSVSGILLFATWCLTGCKVSGSRLSAARRLALCWFTVCGFIHGVIEGWFSLYYAIIPEDQSFLSQLWKEYSKGDSRYAIADNFTVSMETVTAYMWGPFSIWTVLAFLYNQPYRFVLQLIVSLGQLYGAVLYFFTEHRDGYIHSEYGHPIYFWFYFVFMNVLWIVIPFVLIVDSWFQLSSCQSMFDRSTLKEKSKRS from the exons ATGCCAATGGAGGCAGAAGCTGTAAATCATCCGTATTGGCCACGCAACCTGTCCATTCCCAACTATGTGGCCAATGACCGTTCGATGTCAGAGATCCTCATATTTCTCTTCTCTGTGTCCGGGATCCTGCTGTTTGCCACCTGGTGCCTGACTGGCTGTAAGGTGTCTGGAAGCAGGCTCAGTGCAGCGAGAAGGTTAGCTCTGTGCTGGTTCACCGTGTGCGGCTTCATCCATGGGGTCATTGAGGGATGGTTCTCCTTATACTACGCTATCATTCCTGAAGACCAGAGTTTCCTTTCTCAGCTGT GGAAAGAATATTCCAAAGGAGACAGCAGATATGCGAT AGCGGATAATTTCACCGTCAGCATGGAGACAGTAACCGCATACATGTGGGGTCCCTTCAGCATATGGACTGTTCTGGCCTTTCTGTATAATCAGCCCTACAGATTTGTGCTGCAGCTCATCGTATCATTAG GTCAGCTGTACGGTGCAGTCCTCTACTTCTTCACCGAGCACAGAGATGGATATATTCACAGTGAATATGGTCATCCCATCTACTTCTGGTTCTACTTTGTGTTCATGAACGTTTTGTGGATCGTTATCCCTTTCGTTCTTATTGTGGACTCATGGTTTCAGCTGTCTTCCTGTCAGTCCATGTTTGATAGATCGACACTGAAAGAGAAATCCAAAAGAAGCTAG
- the ccdc115 gene encoding coiled-coil domain-containing protein 115: MRADENLRLDEQLLLFMEQLEALKEKRQKLNSLIEEGWFSIAKARYSMGNKQVSALQYASEMEPLVHVETSLLEAGKAEFKCERNENKAEENKNKTIEDIGAKQTGLRRRVHAKQKEGKEDDQETDGVKTKTESPTPEHRDPLKWFGILVPQNLKQAQSAFKEVITLSAEIASLQSAILATRKEMQVQMKEKLERTEKAQAEIKEE, from the exons ATGCGAGCTGATGAAAATCTCCGACTGGACGAGCAGCTGCTGCTGTTTATGGAGCAGCTCGAGGCTCTGAAGGAGAAACGACAAAAACTTAATTCCCTTATAGAAGAG GGATGGTTTTCTATAGCCAAAGCACGTTATTCAATGGGGAATAAGCAGGTCTCTGCTTTGCAGTATGCCAGTGAGATGGAGCCGCTTGTTCATGTTGAAACCAG TTTGCTGGAAGCTGGAAAAGCTGAGTTCAAGTGTGAGAGAAACGAGAATAAagcagaagaaaataaaaataaaaccatagAAGACATTGGAGCAAAACAGACAG GTCTTCGGAGACGAGTACATGCCAAACAAAAGGAGGGTAAAGAAGATGATCAAGAGACAGATGGAGTGAAAACAAAGACAGAATCACCCACACCAGAACACAGAGATCCTTTGAAGTGGTTTGGAATCCTTGTACCACAGAATCTGAAACAAGCTCAGTCTGCCTTCAAAGAGG TCATCACTCTGTCAGCAGAAATTGCATCCCTACAAAGTGCAATACTTGCCACAAGGAAAGAGATGCAAGTCCAGATGAAGGAGAAACTAGAGAGGACAGAGAAGGCTCAGGCGGAAATAAAAGAGGAATAA